A DNA window from Hordeum vulgare subsp. vulgare chromosome 1H, MorexV3_pseudomolecules_assembly, whole genome shotgun sequence contains the following coding sequences:
- the LOC123407731 gene encoding uncharacterized protein LOC123407731, with protein MAMLKKNRSALCCSFVAAVMVIMATTLLLSLCDAHKETIILHINDSAALFVPASCYSNYFPHCTYHLCKKFCGSVRAPPVPGAFCNDRSNCCCPVS; from the exons ATGGCCATGCTGAAGAAGAACAGGAGCGCCCTCTGCTGCAGCTTCGTGGCCGCTGTCATGGTGATCATGGCTACCACCCTCCTTCTCTCCTTGTGTGATGCCCACAAAGAG ACGATTATTTTGCACATCAATGACTCTGCTGCTCTTTTTGTGCCGGCGTCGTGCTACTCCAACTACTTCCCACACTGCACCTACCACCTGTGCAAGAAGTTTTGCGGTAGCGTGCGGGCGCCGCCGGTGCCCGGTGCCTTCTGCAACGACAGAAGCAACTGCTGCTGCCCCGTTAGTTGA